The following are encoded together in the Blautia obeum ATCC 29174 genome:
- a CDS encoding CD3337/EF1877 family mobilome membrane protein codes for MKERIKGAFTKKKIFHFLKMALFVVALSLILLSLLGTVAHATGLVDDTINAENLYSKYPLSNYQLDFYVDNSWSWLPWNWLDGIGKSVQYGLYCITNFVWTISLYLSNATGYVVQEAYKLDFINDMADSIGKSIQTLAGVTENGFGSTGFYVGSLLLIILIIGIYVAYTGLIKRETSKAVQAVINFLVVFVLSASFIAYAPDYIKKINEFSSDISTASLDLGTKIMLPNSDSEGKDSVDLIRDSLFSIQVEQPWLLLQFGNSNAEEIGADRVVALVSASPEDEDGKTREEVVKTEIEDNDNNNLTIPQVVNRLGMVFFLFIFNIGITIFVFLLTGIMMLSQILFIIFAMFLPISFLLSMIPSYESMAKQAIVRVFNTIMTRAGITLIVTVAFSISSMFYNISKDYPFFMVAFLQIVCFAGIFIKLGDLMNMFSLNAGDSQNMGRRIFRRPYLFMRHRARRMEHRIARAVSAGGISGGVAGAVAGSAVAGKRAERKNTASKENRGNTTSSMGQRAGSKVGAVLDTKNKVKDKANAVKENIKDIPTQTAYAVYSAKEKAKSSVSDFKRGMVQEQQSRQTGRLEKQEQHRQNIADKRMELQKAQEARQVQRKADGSATMGATRPHERPATASTIPKPSAEKMQEVKRPATATTSKASEPVKTNVIKERPLSSGGSDRKATQLTQTVHRQNVEKVVSQETRQNYTKDRRTKVQQTQSVQKNQQTIEKTRNLVTKKGQKKK; via the coding sequence ATGAAAGAAAGGATAAAAGGTGCGTTCACAAAAAAGAAGATTTTCCACTTTCTCAAAATGGCTCTGTTCGTGGTGGCACTCTCCCTTATCCTGCTTTCACTTCTGGGGACGGTGGCTCATGCGACGGGGCTTGTGGACGATACCATAAACGCAGAAAATCTTTACTCAAAATATCCCCTTTCCAACTACCAGCTTGATTTTTATGTGGATAATAGCTGGTCGTGGCTTCCGTGGAACTGGCTGGACGGTATCGGAAAATCGGTGCAGTACGGGCTTTACTGTATTACCAACTTTGTCTGGACGATAAGCCTTTATTTAAGCAATGCCACGGGCTATGTGGTGCAGGAAGCCTATAAACTTGATTTTATTAACGATATGGCAGACAGTATCGGAAAGAGCATACAGACCCTTGCAGGTGTTACCGAGAATGGCTTCGGGAGTACGGGATTTTATGTAGGTTCTCTATTACTGATAATTTTAATCATTGGTATTTATGTTGCCTATACGGGACTGATAAAAAGAGAAACCAGCAAAGCGGTTCAAGCGGTTATCAATTTTCTTGTGGTGTTCGTGCTGTCCGCTTCATTTATTGCTTACGCTCCCGACTACATCAAGAAGATAAATGAATTTTCATCAGACATCAGTACCGCTTCACTTGACTTGGGAACAAAAATCATGCTCCCCAACTCTGACAGCGAGGGCAAGGACAGCGTGGACTTGATACGGGATAGCTTATTTTCTATTCAAGTGGAACAGCCGTGGTTACTCTTACAATTCGGGAACAGCAACGCAGAAGAAATCGGGGCAGACCGTGTGGTCGCTCTTGTATCAGCAAGTCCAGAGGACGAAGACGGGAAAACACGAGAAGAAGTCGTGAAAACAGAAATTGAGGACAACGACAACAACAATCTGACGATACCGCAGGTCGTGAACCGTTTAGGCATGGTGTTCTTCCTATTCATTTTTAATATAGGTATCACAATCTTTGTATTCCTACTGACAGGGATAATGATGTTAAGCCAGATACTTTTTATTATCTTCGCTATGTTCCTGCCTATTAGTTTCTTGCTCTCTATGATACCGAGCTATGAAAGCATGGCAAAGCAGGCAATCGTAAGGGTATTTAATACCATAATGACACGGGCAGGAATTACACTCATTGTAACGGTGGCGTTCAGTATTTCCAGTATGTTTTATAACATCTCCAAAGATTACCCGTTTTTTATGGTGGCGTTCTTACAGATAGTGTGTTTTGCAGGTATCTTTATCAAGTTAGGCGACTTAATGAATATGTTCTCTTTGAACGCTGGCGACAGTCAAAACATGGGACGCAGGATATTCCGCAGACCGTATCTGTTTATGCGACATAGAGCTAGGCGTATGGAACACCGTATTGCAAGGGCGGTAAGTGCTGGCGGTATTTCGGGCGGTGTCGCTGGTGCGGTGGCTGGAAGTGCCGTTGCTGGCAAGAGGGCTGAAAGAAAAAATACAGCTTCTAAAGAAAATCGGGGGAATACCACTTCTAGCATGGGACAACGTGCAGGCTCAAAGGTGGGGGCTGTCTTAGATACGAAAAATAAAGTGAAAGACAAGGCAAATGCTGTCAAAGAAAACATCAAGGATATACCGACACAGACCGCTTATGCGGTGTATTCCGCAAAGGAAAAGGCAAAGTCCAGCGTATCCGACTTCAAGCGTGGCATGGTGCAGGAACAGCAGTCCAGACAGACGGGACGCTTGGAAAAGCAGGAACAACATAGACAAAATATCGCTGACAAGCGTATGGAGCTTCAAAAGGCACAAGAAGCAAGGCAGGTACAGCGAAAGGCTGACGGATCAGCGACAATGGGAGCTACCCGTCCCCATGAGCGACCAGCCACAGCTTCAACCATTCCAAAGCCGAGTGCGGAAAAAATGCAGGAAGTCAAACGCCCTGCCACAGCGACCACTTCAAAAGCAAGTGAACCAGTCAAGACAAATGTTATCAAAGAGCGTCCGTTATCTTCGGGTGGTTCTGATAGGAAAGCGACCCAGCTTACACAGACAGTACATAGGCAGAATGTAGAAAAAGTGGTATCGCAGGAAACACGCCAGAATTACACCAAAGACCGCAGGACAAAGGTTCAGCAGACCCAGAGCGTCCAGAAGAACCAGCAGACCATAGAGAAAACTCGTAACCTTGTAACGAAGAAAGGACAGAAGAAAAAATGA
- a CDS encoding ATP-binding protein gives MFPIKYIDNNLVWNKDNEVFAYYELIPYNYSFLSAEQKFIVHDSFRQLIAQSREGKIHALQIATESSIRSQQEQSKKLVTGKLKEVAYQKIDEQTEALVSMIGDNQVDYRFFLGFKLMVTEEKLNLKNIKKSAWLTFTELLHEVNHTLMNDFVSMPNDEINRYMKMEKLLENKISRRFKVRRLEINDFGYLMEHLYGRDGIAYEDYEYQLPKKKLNKETLIKYYDLIRPTRCVIEESQRYLRLEHEDKESYVSYFTVNAIVGELDFPSSEIFYFQQQQFTFPVDTSMNVEIVENRKALTTVRNKKKELKDLDNHAYQAGSETSSNVVDALDSVDELETDLDQSKESMYKLSYVIRVSAPDLDELKRRCDEVKDFYDDLNVKLVRPAGDMLGLHSEFLPASKRYINDYVQYVKSDFLAGLGFGATQQLGETTGIYMGYSVDTGRNVYLQPSLASQGVKGTVTNALASAFVGSLGGGKSFCNNLLVYYAVLFGGQAVILDPKAERGNWKETLPEIAHEINIVNLTSDKDNAGLLDPFVIMKNVKDAESLAIDILTFLTGISSRDGEKFPVLRKAVRSVTQSDSRGLLHVIDELRREDTPISRNIADHIDSFTDYDFAHLLFSDGTVENAISLDNQLNIIQVADLVLPDKDTTFEEYTTIELLSVSMLIVISTFALDFIHSDRSIFKIVDLDEAWAFLNVAQGETLSNKLVRAGRAMQAGVYFVTQSAYDVSKESLKNNIGLKFAFRSTDINEIKQTLEFFGIDKDDENNQKRLRDLENGQCLLQDLYGRVGVVQIHPVFEELLHAFDTRPPVQRNEVE, from the coding sequence ATGTTCCCGATAAAATATATTGACAATAACCTTGTCTGGAACAAGGACAATGAGGTGTTCGCTTACTATGAGCTGATACCGTACAACTATTCTTTCTTATCCGCAGAGCAGAAATTTATCGTGCACGACAGCTTTCGACAGCTAATCGCACAGTCCCGTGAGGGTAAAATTCATGCGTTGCAGATTGCCACAGAAAGCTCAATCCGAAGTCAGCAGGAGCAGTCAAAGAAGCTGGTAACTGGAAAATTAAAGGAAGTTGCTTACCAGAAAATAGACGAACAGACCGAAGCGTTAGTATCTATGATTGGGGACAATCAAGTGGACTACCGATTTTTTCTTGGCTTTAAGCTCATGGTTACGGAAGAAAAACTCAATCTGAAGAATATTAAAAAATCGGCATGGCTGACGTTCACAGAACTTCTCCATGAAGTGAACCACACGCTGATGAATGATTTTGTTTCCATGCCGAATGATGAAATCAACCGTTACATGAAAATGGAAAAGTTACTGGAAAATAAAATCTCAAGGCGTTTTAAAGTGCGTCGCTTGGAAATCAATGATTTTGGGTATCTCATGGAACATCTTTACGGCAGGGACGGTATCGCCTATGAAGATTATGAGTACCAGCTACCAAAGAAAAAATTGAACAAAGAAACGCTGATAAAATACTACGACCTTATCCGTCCGACAAGGTGTGTGATTGAGGAAAGCCAGCGGTATTTACGATTGGAACATGAGGACAAGGAAAGTTATGTGTCCTACTTTACTGTCAATGCGATTGTAGGCGAGCTTGATTTTCCGTCGTCTGAAATCTTCTATTTCCAGCAACAGCAATTCACATTCCCTGTTGATACTTCTATGAATGTAGAAATCGTGGAAAATCGAAAAGCATTAACAACCGTCCGCAATAAGAAAAAGGAATTGAAAGACCTTGACAATCACGCTTATCAAGCAGGAAGTGAAACCAGCTCAAATGTGGTGGACGCATTAGACAGCGTGGACGAGCTGGAAACGGACTTAGACCAGAGCAAAGAAAGTATGTATAAGTTAAGCTACGTCATACGGGTGTCTGCACCCGATCTTGACGAGCTGAAACGCCGTTGTGATGAAGTCAAGGACTTTTACGACGACCTCAATGTAAAGCTGGTGCGTCCTGCTGGGGATATGCTGGGGCTTCATTCTGAATTTTTACCTGCCAGCAAGCGATATATCAATGATTATGTGCAGTATGTAAAATCAGACTTCTTGGCAGGGCTTGGCTTTGGAGCGACACAGCAGTTAGGGGAAACTACGGGTATCTATATGGGCTATTCCGTTGATACGGGAAGAAATGTGTACCTGCAACCGTCTTTAGCTTCGCAGGGTGTAAAAGGCACAGTAACAAACGCCCTTGCTTCTGCTTTTGTCGGTTCGCTTGGCGGTGGAAAGTCATTCTGCAACAATCTTCTGGTATATTATGCGGTGCTGTTTGGCGGTCAAGCAGTCATTTTAGACCCCAAAGCTGAGAGGGGCAACTGGAAAGAAACGCTCCCAGAAATCGCCCATGAAATCAATATCGTAAATCTTACCAGCGACAAGGACAATGCAGGACTTCTTGACCCGTTCGTGATTATGAAGAATGTAAAAGACGCTGAAAGTCTGGCAATCGACATCTTGACATTTTTAACGGGTATTTCCTCTAGGGACGGCGAAAAATTCCCTGTACTTCGTAAGGCGGTACGCTCCGTTACCCAGAGCGACAGTCGGGGCTTGCTCCATGTGATAGACGAGCTACGCCGTGAAGATACACCCATATCAAGAAATATCGCAGACCATATCGACAGCTTCACGGACTACGACTTTGCACATCTGCTGTTTTCAGACGGTACGGTGGAAAATGCAATCAGCCTTGATAACCAGCTCAATATCATTCAAGTAGCGGACTTAGTATTACCAGATAAGGACACGACCTTTGAGGAATACACGACCATTGAATTATTGTCGGTATCTATGCTGATTGTGATTAGTACCTTTGCCCTTGATTTTATCCATTCGGACAGAAGCATTTTTAAGATTGTTGATTTGGACGAAGCGTGGGCGTTCTTAAATGTGGCACAAGGCGAAACTTTATCAAATAAGCTGGTTCGTGCTGGACGAGCTATGCAGGCAGGCGTTTATTTCGTTACCCAGTCTGCCTATGATGTGTCAAAGGAAAGTCTGAAAAACAACATCGGCTTGAAATTTGCCTTTCGTAGCACCGACATCAACGAGATAAAACAGACCTTAGAATTTTTTGGTATCGACAAGGACGACGAGAACAACCAGAAACGCTTGCGTGATTTGGAGAACGGACAATGCTTATTGCAGGACTTATACGGACGTGTCGGTGTGGTGCAGATACACCCAGTCTTTGAAGAACTGCTACACGCCTTTGATACCAGACCGCCCGTGCAGAGAAATGAGGTGGAGTGA
- a CDS encoding conjugal transfer protein, which produces MKKIKSYTGIWNVEKVLYAINDFNLPFPVTFTQITWFVITEFIIILFGDIPPLSMIEGAFLKYFGIPVALTWFMSQKTFDGKKPYSFLKSQITYALRPKITYAGKAVKLHKQILNETITAVRSVNYVPDKIY; this is translated from the coding sequence TTGAAAAAGATTAAAAGCTACACGGGTATCTGGAACGTGGAAAAAGTCTTGTATGCAATCAATGACTTTAACTTGCCCTTTCCCGTTACCTTTACACAGATTACATGGTTTGTGATTACAGAATTTATCATCATTCTGTTTGGGGATATTCCCCCACTTTCCATGATTGAGGGAGCATTTCTCAAATACTTTGGTATTCCCGTTGCTCTCACTTGGTTCATGTCGCAGAAAACCTTTGACGGAAAGAAGCCGTACAGCTTTTTGAAATCACAGATAACCTATGCCCTGCGACCTAAAATCACTTATGCAGGAAAAGCCGTAAAACTGCATAAACAGATACTCAATGAAACAATCACGGCAGTAAGGAGTGTGAACTATGTTCCCGATAAAATATATTGA
- a CDS encoding antirestriction protein ArdA → MIDDMAVYIANLGKYNEGYLVGAWFTFPIDEEDVKEKIGLNEQYEEYAIHDTDNFPIAIGEYVSIEELNEMYEMIEELPDYIVECLDEFISHYGTLEEVVEHKDDIYYYPDCETMTDVAYYYIDELQALGDIPPSLQNYIDYEAYGRDLDMGGCFIETSRGMCEIPY, encoded by the coding sequence ATGATTGATGATATGGCGGTTTACATTGCTAATCTTGGCAAATACAATGAGGGCTATTTAGTTGGTGCTTGGTTCACGTTCCCCATTGACGAGGAAGATGTAAAAGAAAAAATCGGCTTAAATGAACAGTATGAAGAGTACGCTATCCATGATACCGACAACTTCCCCATTGCGATTGGCGAGTATGTTTCCATTGAAGAACTCAATGAGATGTATGAAATGATAGAGGAACTTCCCGACTATATCGTAGAATGTCTGGACGAATTTATCAGCCACTACGGGACGCTGGAAGAAGTCGTGGAACATAAGGACGATATTTATTATTATCCCGACTGTGAAACCATGACAGACGTTGCCTACTACTACATAGACGAATTGCAGGCACTTGGGGATATTCCACCCAGCTTACAGAACTACATTGACTATGAAGCCTACGGGCGAGATTTGGATATGGGCGGTTGCTTCATTGAAACAAGCCGAGGTATGTGCGAGATACCATATTAA
- a CDS encoding antirestriction protein ArdA, with translation MQETRVLVETRGTTGEETTSYWFDLPIDVAELEEKLGIGAESGDYRIIEKVLPYADEVHEHTSVYQLNELDFMYRQLSSDMQEEYVSLLTVFENLEALYICRNVITVYPDCKSMIDVARQKLMNDPTFKHLSEDCQEYYFDFEAYASHLQEHGKFLVTEHGIFELPE, from the coding sequence ATGCAGGAAACAAGGGTGCTGGTGGAAACGAGAGGAACAACTGGCGAAGAAACAACATCATACTGGTTCGACTTGCCGATAGATGTTGCCGAGCTTGAAGAAAAGTTAGGTATCGGTGCAGAAAGTGGGGATTACCGCATTATCGAAAAGGTGTTGCCTTATGCTGATGAAGTTCACGAACATACAAGCGTGTACCAGCTCAACGAATTAGATTTTATGTACCGCCAGCTTTCAAGTGATATGCAGGAAGAATATGTATCACTGCTTACGGTGTTTGAGAATTTAGAAGCACTTTATATTTGCAGGAACGTGATTACCGTTTATCCCGACTGCAAAAGCATGATAGATGTTGCAAGGCAAAAGCTGATGAATGACCCGACGTTCAAACATTTATCCGAGGACTGTCAAGAATACTACTTTGACTTTGAAGCCTATGCTTCTCACTTGCAGGAACACGGGAAATTTTTAGTAACAGAACACGGTATTTTTGAACTGCCAGAGTAG
- a CDS encoding YjdF family protein, whose protein sequence is MKTIKCKLTVYFAEPFWVGVFERICDGKLSVAKVTFGAEPKDYDIQEFVLKHYYDLQFSPAVETIVKKDKKNPKRVLRDVKKQLQNNGIGTKSQQALKLQHELKKEEYKSNSKHKKQMDAEQKFKLKQQKKKAKHRGH, encoded by the coding sequence ATGAAGACAATAAAATGTAAATTGACTGTGTATTTTGCAGAACCTTTTTGGGTTGGAGTTTTTGAAAGAATTTGTGATGGAAAACTTTCCGTAGCAAAGGTAACATTTGGTGCAGAGCCAAAAGATTACGATATTCAAGAATTTGTGTTGAAACATTATTATGATTTACAATTTAGTCCAGCAGTTGAAACGATTGTAAAAAAGGATAAGAAAAATCCTAAAAGAGTTCTTAGAGATGTAAAGAAACAATTACAGAACAATGGAATTGGGACAAAATCGCAACAAGCTCTAAAATTACAACATGAATTAAAAAAAGAAGAATATAAATCTAATTCCAAACATAAAAAGCAAATGGACGCAGAACAAAAGTTTAAGTTGAAGCAACAAAAGAAAAAAGCAAAACACAGAGGACATTAA